From a region of the Leptospira montravelensis genome:
- a CDS encoding gamma carbonic anhydrase family protein, with amino-acid sequence MPVFAKPFIHPAATAFGMIEFGTSVSLWPGAVVRADMNTINLGSYVNIQDNSTLHTDSTSPISIGEWTLVGHNVMIHGCKIGKGVLIGIGSVVLDNAEIGDGSQIAAGCMIRGGKKIPPRSLVVPNGSDIKIFPGKAKPELTVAGCIEYAHLSVRFEKNIFVPFRKEEEVQFVNQAKEIIEKLGI; translated from the coding sequence ATTCCCGTTTTCGCAAAACCATTCATTCATCCAGCCGCCACTGCCTTTGGTATGATCGAATTTGGAACTTCCGTATCTTTATGGCCGGGTGCTGTCGTTCGTGCTGACATGAACACAATCAATTTAGGAAGTTATGTCAATATCCAGGACAATTCCACTTTACATACCGATAGCACAAGCCCCATCTCTATCGGCGAATGGACATTAGTTGGTCATAATGTAATGATTCACGGTTGTAAAATCGGTAAAGGTGTTCTGATAGGAATTGGTTCTGTCGTTCTCGACAATGCCGAAATTGGGGATGGATCTCAAATTGCAGCTGGTTGTATGATCCGTGGAGGGAAAAAAATCCCCCCACGTTCTCTTGTGGTTCCAAATGGTTCCGATATAAAAATTTTTCCTGGCAAAGCAAAACCAGAGTTAACTGTAGCAGGATGTATTGAATACGCACACCTATCCGTTCGTTTTGAAAAAAATATCTTTGTTCCGTTTCGAAAAGAAGAAGAGGTTCAATTTGTAAACCAAGCCAAAGAAATTATAGAAAAGTTAGGTATCTAA
- a CDS encoding MFS transporter codes for MKKIIDKLQVLGIFSITQTVFQIGTVMIMAVSALAGQTIAPSPESASLPISFVVLGTLLGLVPASRLMKWKGSKFGLLTGTLIGILGAILASYAMYERNFNLFSVAHLLYGFHQAFVQYLRFVAMESVPTHDRANALSWLLVAGIPAAFLGPLAGLQGKELFPNSLYLGCYLILISSLSLQFIFILFLPTPNKEISISSKDNLDLSPRLVARPFSYHIQNLGLWVSILATAFSFGLMAMLMSAVPVAMKSHGHEMHASTKVLQWHVLGMYIPSFFSGQLVRKMTAPYLILLGIFVMGLESFAALQGTDFLPFVLALILLGIGWNFMYVGGTNLLVEQYHPSEKNTIQAVNDTIVYSFAILSTYSAGYLEHKIGWLSLNLVSIPFLVLVAIFTMYYIQTKQNKA; via the coding sequence ATGAAAAAAATTATAGATAAATTGCAAGTTCTTGGAATTTTTTCCATTACACAAACTGTATTTCAAATTGGAACCGTGATGATTATGGCAGTTTCGGCTCTCGCAGGACAAACCATTGCACCTTCCCCTGAATCTGCTTCCTTGCCAATATCTTTTGTAGTCTTAGGAACACTCCTTGGGCTTGTGCCAGCTTCTCGCTTGATGAAATGGAAAGGTAGTAAATTTGGTTTACTCACTGGAACACTAATTGGAATTTTGGGCGCAATTCTTGCTTCTTACGCTATGTATGAAAGGAATTTCAACCTTTTTTCCGTAGCACATTTGTTATACGGTTTCCATCAAGCATTTGTACAATACTTACGTTTTGTAGCTATGGAATCCGTTCCTACCCATGATAGGGCAAATGCTCTATCTTGGTTATTGGTTGCAGGAATTCCTGCGGCGTTTTTAGGTCCACTGGCTGGACTCCAAGGAAAAGAACTTTTTCCAAACTCATTATATTTGGGATGTTATTTAATTTTAATCTCCAGTTTATCTTTACAATTTATATTTATATTATTTTTACCAACACCTAACAAAGAAATTTCAATTTCTTCAAAAGACAATTTAGATCTTTCTCCAAGATTGGTTGCTAGGCCCTTTTCCTACCATATCCAAAATTTAGGACTTTGGGTTTCAATTTTAGCAACTGCTTTTAGTTTTGGACTGATGGCAATGCTTATGTCGGCCGTTCCTGTGGCAATGAAATCACATGGCCACGAAATGCATGCTTCGACAAAAGTGTTACAATGGCATGTGTTAGGAATGTACATTCCTTCTTTTTTCTCAGGCCAATTAGTTCGTAAAATGACGGCTCCATATTTGATTCTTTTAGGAATCTTCGTGATGGGACTAGAAAGTTTTGCCGCCTTACAAGGTACAGACTTTTTACCTTTTGTTTTGGCACTGATTCTACTTGGTATCGGATGGAATTTTATGTATGTTGGAGGGACAAACTTACTTGTAGAACAATACCATCCTTCAGAAAAAAACACAATTCAAGCAGTCAATGATACCATTGTATATTCATTTGCGATCCTTTCCACCTATAGCGCAGGTTATTTGGAACACAAAATAGGATGGTTGTCTCTCAATTTAGTGAGTATTCCTTTTTTGGTTTTAGTTGCTATTTTTACCATGTATT